AGCACCTCCGCGACGATCCGAACTGCCGTTTCGTCAACGTCACCGACATCACGGCGGTCGATTATCCCTCGCGCGAGAAGCGCTTCGACGTGATCTATCACTTCCTGTCACCGACCCTGAACACGCGGATCCGGCTGCGCGTTGCCGCCGACGAGACCACGCAGGTTCCGTCGCTGATCGACGAATTCCCCGGCGCCGACTGGTTCGAGCGCGAGGCCTACGACCTCTACGGCGTGTTCTTCGTCGGCCATCCCGACATGCGCCGCATCCTCACCGATTACGGTTTCGAGGGCCATCCGCTGCGCAAGGACTTTCCGCTCACCGGCTTCCTCGAGGTCCGCTACGACGACCAGGAGAAGCGCGTGGTGTACGAGCCCGTCCGGCTCAACCAGGAATTCCGCAAGTTCGATTTCCTCTCGCCGTGGGAAGGGGCGGACTATCCGCTTCCTGGTGACGAGAAGGCAGGACCGAAGGCCTGATCATGAACGAGCAACCTGAACAGCTTCGCAACTTTACGATCAACTTTGGACCGCAGCATCCGGCGGCGCATGGCGTTTTGCGTCTTGTGCTCGAATTGGATGGCGAAATCGTCGCCCGCGTCGACCCCCATATTGGCCTGCTTCACCGCGGCACCGAAAAGCTGATCGAGCAGAAGACCTATCTGCAGGCGATCCCGTATTTCGACCGGCTCGACTACGTCGCGCCGATGAACCAGGAGCACGCCTTCTGCCTCGCCGCCGAAAAGCTGCTCGGCATCGAGGTGCCGCGCCGCGGCCAGCTGATCCGCGTGCTCTATTGCGAGATCGGTCGCATCCTTTCTCACCTTCTCAATGTCACCACGCAGGCGATGGACGTCGGCGCGCTGACCCCGCCGCTGTGGGGCTTTGAAGAGCGCGAGAAGCTGATGGTGTTCTACGAGCGCGCCTCGGGCAGCCGCATGCACGCAGCGTTCTTCCGCGTCGGCGGCGTGCATCAGGATTTGCCGCAGAAGCT
This is a stretch of genomic DNA from Bradyrhizobium sp. CB2312. It encodes these proteins:
- a CDS encoding NADH-quinone oxidoreductase subunit C, producing MDDGKLDALGQTIVSALPGAATGHTVAFNQLTVDVEASKIVEVVKHLRDDPNCRFVNVTDITAVDYPSREKRFDVIYHFLSPTLNTRIRLRVAADETTQVPSLIDEFPGADWFEREAYDLYGVFFVGHPDMRRILTDYGFEGHPLRKDFPLTGFLEVRYDDQEKRVVYEPVRLNQEFRKFDFLSPWEGADYPLPGDEKAGPKA